Genomic window (Capsicum annuum cultivar UCD-10X-F1 unplaced genomic scaffold, UCD10Xv1.1 ctg5372, whole genome shotgun sequence):
CTAAAACTGATCTGCAATTGGCGGTaaattggttgattcagctatcAGGTGTAGTAGGCTTATACAGAAAACAAAGGCCTCTGTATGTTTGTATAACTGCTATTAGGTTTCATGTTTAATTTGAAACTCAATAATTTCACTTGTTTTCTGACTATGTGCTATCATAATATAGAGCTCTAAATTGAAGAAGTTGTTAACTGAAGATGTTCGTATGCTAGAAGAGAAGTTGCAAAATGCATATAATGCAAATGCTAAGTTGAAAGTGAAGCAGAAAGAGGACGAGAAGCTATGGAAAGGACTGGAATCTAAATTTTCTTCAACAAAGACCTTGTGTGATCAGCTAACTGAAACCTTACAGCACTTAGCTGGTGTGGTTCAGGATGGTATGTAAGAGGAAATTCCAGATGCAAAGCAGATGGAACAATCCTTTCTAGctttttagtattaattatttgaTTGTGCACTTGACTCTACAGCTGAGAAAGACGAGGCGTCTCTTGAAGATAAACAATCTGCAACTTCTGTTGTTATTGATAACTTGCACGACAACATGAATGCCCTCTACTTGACGTTGGAATCCTCCG
Coding sequences:
- the LOC124893093 gene encoding synaptonemal complex protein 1-like (The sequence of the model RefSeq protein was modified relative to this genomic sequence to represent the inferred CDS: added 21 bases not found in genome assembly), with the protein product MLEEKLQNAYNANAKLKVKQKEDEKLWKGLESKFSSTKTLCDQLTETLQHLAGVVQDAEKDEASLEDKQSATSVVIDNLHDNMNALYLTLESSEETVRNFKLINALLCNMFYLNVYNFLACFWVVIKGNSQSYPEAEPAFCSGIRPNPFDGKIYYLYMIKIIFYVVIVGVEPLRFSFF